The following are encoded in a window of Nibricoccus aquaticus genomic DNA:
- the carB gene encoding carbamoyl-phosphate synthase large subunit — MPKRTDLKSIIIIGAGPIVIGQACEFDYSGTQACKALKEEGYRVILVNSNPATIMTDPEFADVTYIEPLTVEMLEKIIAAERPSALLPTLGGQTALNLSMELHKAGVLEKYGVEMIGAKPEAIHKGEDRETFKQLMLKIGLDVARSSTVKSMEEARAAAEKLGAYPLIIRPSFTLGGQGGGIAYNKEEFERITANGIDISPVHEVLVEECLLGWKEYEMEVMRDHKDQCVVICSIENFDPMGVHTGDSITVAPAMTLTDKEYQVMRDASFAVIREVGVETGGSNIQFSVDPVTGRMVVIEMNPRVSRSSALASKATGFPIAKIAAKLAVGYTLDELRNDITRLTPASFEPTIDYVVTKMPRFTFEKFPDADPTLTSAMKSVGEAMAIGRTFKESFQKCLRSLETGARGFGGGGGKWGGDELPDDKIIKQKLGTPNAERVYYIRYAFLAGYTVDQIFNITKIDQWFLTQLHEIIQMELDLKKRVLKGVDALTIRRAKQFGFSDVQLAHFFKSDLNSVRAERKKLGVNTTYRLVDTCAAEFEAFTPYYYSSYGDENEILPPSGKKKIMILGGGPNRIGQGIEFDYCCVHASFALREAGFETVMVNSNPETVSTDYDTSDRLYFEPLTLEDVLEIYQQEGCHGAIVQFGGQTPLNLATALKANGVNVIGTSPESIEAAEDRKLFSAILEKTKLKSPAHRTALTEAEALAAARELGFPVLLRPSFVLGGRGMFIVYSEEEFRNVVRQAFDVMPDKPVLIDKFLEDAIELDVDCISDGETTVIGGMLEHIEFAGVHSGDASMVMPPHTLGKAMLQTVRDAAHALAKELKVIGLMNVQFAIKDNQLYVLEVNPRASRTVPFVAKAIGVPLAKLAAKVMTGAKLKDLGFTREQTPKHWCVKEAVFPFVRFPGATITLSPEMRSTGEVMGLDEDLGIAFAKAQAAAKPGLPTKGNVFLSVKDADKARAVDLARQLEVLGFSVYSTSGTAEHLAKNGVKVNRLSKIDEGRPTAVDMIKNGQIQLIINTPGGMIPRKDENKIRSAAYAHSVCIMTTMTGAHAALNGIKALKNKLVGVRPIQKYVGNVQIVG, encoded by the coding sequence ATGCCCAAACGCACTGACCTCAAGTCCATCATCATCATCGGCGCCGGCCCTATCGTCATCGGCCAGGCTTGCGAGTTCGACTACTCCGGCACCCAGGCGTGCAAAGCCCTGAAGGAAGAAGGTTACCGCGTGATCCTGGTGAACTCCAACCCGGCCACGATCATGACCGACCCGGAGTTCGCCGATGTGACCTACATCGAGCCGCTCACCGTCGAGATGCTCGAAAAAATCATCGCCGCCGAACGCCCCTCCGCCCTCCTCCCGACCCTCGGCGGCCAGACCGCGCTCAACCTCTCGATGGAGCTGCACAAAGCCGGCGTCCTCGAAAAATACGGCGTCGAAATGATCGGCGCCAAACCCGAGGCCATCCACAAGGGCGAAGACCGCGAAACCTTTAAGCAGCTCATGCTGAAAATCGGTCTCGATGTCGCCCGCTCCTCCACCGTGAAATCGATGGAAGAAGCCCGCGCCGCCGCCGAAAAACTCGGCGCCTACCCGCTCATCATCCGTCCGTCCTTCACCCTTGGCGGCCAGGGCGGCGGTATCGCCTACAACAAGGAAGAGTTCGAGCGCATCACCGCCAACGGCATCGACATCTCCCCCGTCCACGAGGTCCTCGTCGAGGAATGCCTCCTCGGCTGGAAGGAATACGAGATGGAGGTCATGCGTGACCACAAGGACCAGTGCGTCGTCATCTGCTCCATCGAAAACTTCGATCCGATGGGCGTCCACACCGGCGACTCCATCACCGTCGCCCCGGCGATGACGCTGACCGATAAAGAGTATCAGGTTATGCGCGACGCGTCCTTCGCCGTCATCCGCGAAGTCGGCGTCGAAACCGGCGGCTCCAACATCCAGTTCTCCGTCGATCCCGTCACCGGCCGCATGGTTGTCATCGAGATGAACCCGCGCGTCTCCCGCAGCTCCGCGCTCGCCTCGAAAGCCACCGGCTTCCCCATCGCGAAAATCGCCGCCAAACTCGCCGTCGGATACACGCTCGACGAGCTGCGCAACGACATCACGCGCCTCACGCCCGCTTCCTTCGAGCCTACGATCGACTACGTCGTGACAAAGATGCCGCGATTCACCTTCGAAAAATTCCCCGACGCTGATCCAACGCTCACGTCCGCGATGAAGTCCGTCGGCGAAGCCATGGCCATCGGCCGCACCTTCAAAGAATCCTTCCAGAAGTGTCTGCGCTCCCTTGAAACCGGTGCCCGCGGCTTCGGCGGCGGTGGCGGCAAATGGGGCGGCGACGAGCTCCCCGACGACAAGATCATCAAACAAAAACTCGGCACGCCCAACGCCGAACGCGTCTACTACATCCGCTACGCCTTCCTCGCCGGTTATACCGTCGATCAGATCTTCAACATCACGAAGATCGACCAGTGGTTCCTCACCCAGCTCCACGAGATCATCCAGATGGAGCTCGATCTCAAGAAGCGCGTCCTCAAAGGCGTCGACGCCCTCACGATCCGCCGTGCGAAACAGTTTGGATTCTCCGACGTTCAACTCGCCCACTTCTTCAAGAGCGACCTCAACTCCGTCCGCGCTGAACGCAAAAAACTCGGCGTCAACACGACCTACCGCCTGGTCGACACCTGCGCCGCAGAGTTCGAAGCATTCACGCCGTATTACTATTCCAGTTACGGCGACGAAAACGAAATTCTCCCGCCTTCCGGCAAAAAGAAGATCATGATTCTCGGCGGCGGCCCCAACCGCATCGGCCAGGGCATCGAGTTCGACTACTGCTGCGTTCACGCCTCCTTCGCCCTCCGCGAAGCCGGTTTCGAAACCGTGATGGTTAACTCCAATCCGGAAACCGTCTCGACTGACTACGACACATCCGACCGCCTCTACTTCGAACCTCTCACGCTCGAAGACGTTCTCGAAATCTACCAACAAGAAGGCTGCCACGGCGCCATCGTTCAATTCGGCGGACAAACCCCGCTCAACCTCGCCACCGCCCTGAAGGCCAACGGCGTGAACGTCATCGGTACCAGCCCCGAAAGCATCGAAGCTGCTGAAGACCGTAAGCTCTTCTCCGCGATCCTCGAAAAAACGAAGCTCAAGTCCCCGGCCCACCGCACCGCCCTCACCGAGGCCGAGGCGCTCGCCGCAGCCCGCGAACTCGGCTTTCCCGTCCTCCTCCGCCCGTCCTTCGTCCTCGGCGGCCGTGGCATGTTCATCGTCTATAGCGAAGAAGAATTCCGCAACGTCGTCCGCCAGGCCTTCGACGTCATGCCCGACAAGCCCGTCCTCATCGACAAGTTCCTCGAAGACGCCATCGAGCTCGACGTCGATTGTATCAGCGATGGTGAGACGACCGTCATCGGCGGTATGCTCGAGCACATTGAATTCGCCGGTGTTCACTCGGGCGACGCCTCCATGGTCATGCCTCCGCACACGCTCGGCAAAGCCATGCTCCAGACCGTCCGCGACGCCGCTCACGCTCTCGCCAAAGAGCTGAAAGTGATCGGCCTCATGAACGTCCAGTTCGCCATCAAGGACAACCAGCTCTACGTCCTCGAAGTGAACCCGCGCGCCTCGCGCACCGTTCCGTTCGTCGCCAAAGCGATCGGTGTCCCGCTCGCGAAACTCGCCGCCAAAGTCATGACCGGCGCGAAACTCAAAGACCTCGGCTTCACCCGCGAACAAACGCCCAAACACTGGTGCGTGAAGGAAGCCGTCTTTCCCTTCGTGCGCTTCCCCGGAGCCACGATCACGCTCAGCCCGGAAATGCGCTCCACCGGCGAAGTCATGGGCCTCGACGAAGACCTCGGCATCGCCTTCGCGAAAGCCCAGGCCGCCGCGAAACCCGGCCTCCCGACCAAGGGTAACGTCTTCCTCTCCGTCAAAGACGCCGACAAAGCCCGCGCCGTCGATCTAGCCCGCCAGCTCGAAGTCCTCGGCTTCTCCGTTTACTCCACGAGCGGCACCGCCGAACATCTCGCGAAAAACGGCGTGAAGGTTAACCGCCTCTCCAAGATCGACGAAGGCCGCCCCACCGCGGTCGACATGATCAAGAACGGCCAGATCCAGCTCATCATCAACACGCCCGGTGGCATGATCCCGCGCAAAGATGAGAACAAGATCCGCTCCGCCGCCTACGCCCACAGCGTCTGCATCATGACGACCATGACTGGCGCTCACGCCGCGCTCAACGGCATCAAAGCCCTCAAAAATAAACTCGTCGGCGTCCGCCCCATTCAGAAATACGTCGGCAACGTCCAGATCGTCGGCTGA
- the purU gene encoding formyltetrahydrofolate deformylase encodes MESAPVILVALLHGPDRPGLVAKTSGWIFENGGNILHADQHRDTELGVFFQRIEWSAQSSAPAADSTRFQLFAETLGMNARVATSSQRRRIALFVSKFDHCFHDLILRWKAGEYACDIAAIVSNHTDLASAAKGYGLPFHHIPVTADTKAASEARQLDLLRSLDAELVILARYMQVLSADFLQKFGRPVINIHHSFLPAFAGGRPYHQAHERGVKLIGATAHYATAVLDDGPIIQQDVARVTHRHDVNDLVRKGRDLEKMVLAQAVRWHLENRVLAYGNKTVVFD; translated from the coding sequence ATGGAATCCGCTCCCGTCATCCTCGTCGCCCTCCTCCACGGCCCCGACCGTCCCGGCCTCGTCGCCAAAACCTCCGGATGGATCTTCGAAAACGGCGGCAACATCCTCCATGCCGACCAGCACCGCGACACCGAGCTCGGCGTCTTCTTCCAACGCATCGAGTGGTCCGCCCAATCCTCCGCGCCCGCCGCAGATAGCACCCGCTTCCAGCTCTTCGCCGAAACCCTCGGCATGAACGCCCGCGTCGCCACCTCCTCGCAACGCCGCCGCATCGCCCTCTTCGTCTCCAAATTCGACCACTGCTTCCACGACCTCATCCTCCGCTGGAAAGCCGGTGAATACGCCTGCGACATCGCCGCCATCGTCTCCAACCACACTGACCTCGCGTCCGCCGCCAAAGGCTACGGCCTCCCGTTTCACCACATACCGGTGACAGCCGATACCAAAGCCGCCTCCGAGGCCCGCCAGCTCGACCTCCTCCGCTCGCTCGACGCCGAACTCGTCATCCTCGCCCGCTACATGCAGGTCCTCTCCGCCGACTTCCTCCAAAAATTCGGCCGCCCCGTCATCAACATCCACCACTCCTTCCTCCCCGCCTTCGCCGGCGGCCGCCCCTACCACCAAGCCCACGAACGCGGCGTCAAACTCATCGGCGCCACCGCTCACTACGCGACCGCCGTCCTCGACGACGGCCCGATCATTCAGCAAGACGTCGCCCGCGTCACCCATCGTCACGACGTCAACGACCTCGTCCGCAAAGGCCGCGACCTCGAAAAAATGGTCCTCGCCCAAGCAGTCCGCTGGCACCTCGAAAACCGCGTCCTCGCCTACGGCAACAAAACCGTCGTCTTCGACTGA
- a CDS encoding TonB-dependent receptor, giving the protein MAALALCCVCTSARSQNETSSALSGEVLNVAGEPIAGASVSLSHAPTGAQQHASTNRSGRYAFSGLPPGGPYTLTTSNFGYETRTVPTLHLDLGENFSPALTLHLTRRATTDDHVHELDKLVVTATRTALSPGPSTALSRDEIDDQPSIDRSLNEYARNDPNVTLIDSERGELTAAGQHTRFNSTQIDGVRLNDMYGLTPNGMPSQGNPFSMETVEAISIDVSPYDASRGGFTGASINAVTRSGTNQFHGSLYYSYRNQNFRAHHPVTGERDPFTDQTSGITFGGPLLPNRLFFFAGYEYSERTEPAPSAGFDPAPASLAQIVSLAQNYGYDPGSLVNPGAQRKQDRKYLTRLDWQIAPGHRLSTRYSRTRGQNPNFADYSTSGRVSLSGHWYLSEQSLDAYSVQLFSRWQDDFSSEVKFARHRYTSARTTGQRFPQVRVNGVPSADGTDTGSVIIGTEETSQLNDLAVENTQSSALGTWLYGNHRITVGVEAERSDFENTFLQNAFGNYSFSSIANFASGTPSSYTYQYVLPGRTPTAAWGYTTNSLFLQDRWKPSARFDLSLGLRIDRLSTNQKPEYNPLFEQTFRRRNDHTFDGATTLAPRIGFTWKLDDSARLTLRGGTGIFQGRAPGVWLSNPYTNDGTSSLLNTSITSGFSPDPDNQPKGNPAGRRQRVDLLDDDFKMPTVARANLALDHRLPWLGFTATLEAVHTETLQGLTYQNLNLRRTGTGPDGRAIYGNRTASFALSSNSQYQHVAYSDVYLLTNTSHGSATQLTARLRRPLRRHWAFNASYTRGRARETSPTTSSTAGSNFSTRASLDPNDEEPGTASTQVRDRFLASGTLRFAAIRGFDTKLTLAYEGRTGRPYSFIFSNDTNGDSADYSNDLLYVPSGRYDPRVRWTDPAQADAFFAYLNTRPELARFAGQVVPRNSERSPFIHQFDLKFTQEISLWRDLRAEFFADIINLGNLLNPDWGRIEQIPFPHTQPIASAGYDPAANQYVYRFTTVRGPVLQPGPSRWQIQTGVRLKF; this is encoded by the coding sequence ATGGCCGCGCTCGCGCTCTGCTGCGTCTGCACGTCCGCCCGCTCACAAAACGAAACATCGTCGGCCCTGTCCGGCGAAGTTCTTAACGTCGCCGGCGAGCCCATCGCCGGTGCCAGCGTCTCGCTGTCTCACGCGCCCACTGGAGCGCAACAACACGCCAGCACCAACCGCTCCGGTCGCTACGCCTTCTCCGGCCTTCCACCCGGCGGACCCTACACGCTCACGACTTCAAACTTTGGATACGAAACCCGCACCGTGCCCACGCTCCACCTCGACCTCGGAGAAAATTTCTCGCCTGCACTTACTCTGCACCTCACCCGCCGGGCCACGACCGACGACCACGTTCACGAACTCGATAAACTCGTCGTCACCGCCACCCGCACCGCTCTCTCCCCCGGCCCGAGCACCGCGCTCTCTCGCGACGAAATCGACGACCAGCCCTCCATCGATCGCTCGCTCAACGAGTACGCACGCAACGACCCCAACGTCACCTTGATCGACTCCGAACGCGGCGAACTCACCGCCGCCGGCCAACACACGCGCTTCAACTCCACCCAGATCGACGGCGTCCGTCTCAACGACATGTACGGCCTCACGCCCAACGGCATGCCCTCCCAGGGCAATCCGTTCTCCATGGAAACCGTCGAAGCCATCAGCATCGACGTCTCGCCCTACGACGCCAGCCGTGGCGGCTTCACCGGTGCCTCCATCAACGCCGTCACCCGCAGCGGCACCAACCAGTTCCACGGCTCGCTCTACTACTCATACCGCAACCAAAACTTCCGCGCCCACCACCCCGTCACTGGCGAACGCGATCCCTTCACAGATCAGACAAGCGGCATCACCTTCGGCGGCCCTCTCCTGCCCAACCGCCTCTTCTTCTTCGCCGGCTACGAATACTCCGAGCGCACCGAACCCGCCCCGTCCGCCGGCTTCGATCCCGCTCCCGCGTCCCTCGCCCAAATCGTCTCGCTGGCTCAAAATTATGGATACGACCCCGGCTCGCTCGTGAACCCCGGCGCCCAACGCAAACAAGACCGCAAATACCTCACCCGCCTCGACTGGCAGATCGCCCCCGGCCACCGCCTCAGCACCCGCTACAGCCGCACGCGCGGACAAAATCCAAACTTCGCCGATTACTCCACCTCGGGCCGCGTCTCCCTCAGCGGACACTGGTACCTCAGCGAACAATCGCTCGACGCCTACTCCGTCCAGCTCTTCAGCCGCTGGCAGGATGACTTCAGCAGCGAAGTGAAATTCGCCCGCCACCGCTACACCTCCGCCCGCACCACCGGCCAGCGCTTCCCCCAAGTCCGCGTCAACGGCGTCCCCTCCGCCGACGGTACCGACACCGGCTCCGTCATCATCGGCACCGAAGAGACGAGCCAGCTCAACGACCTCGCCGTCGAGAACACCCAGTCATCCGCCCTCGGCACTTGGCTGTACGGCAACCACCGCATCACGGTCGGCGTCGAAGCCGAGCGCAGCGATTTTGAAAACACTTTTCTCCAAAACGCTTTCGGCAATTACAGCTTCTCCAGCATCGCCAACTTCGCCTCTGGCACCCCGAGCTCCTACACCTACCAATACGTCCTGCCCGGCCGCACACCCACCGCCGCATGGGGCTACACCACCAACAGCCTCTTCCTCCAGGATCGCTGGAAGCCCTCCGCCCGCTTCGACCTCTCCCTCGGCCTCCGGATCGACCGGCTCTCCACGAATCAGAAGCCCGAATACAACCCACTCTTCGAACAAACCTTCCGCCGCCGCAACGACCACACCTTCGACGGCGCGACCACCCTCGCCCCGCGCATCGGTTTCACTTGGAAGCTCGACGACTCCGCCCGCCTCACGCTTCGCGGCGGCACCGGTATCTTCCAAGGCCGCGCCCCTGGCGTATGGCTGTCCAATCCGTACACCAACGACGGCACTTCCAGTCTCCTCAACACCTCCATCACCAGCGGCTTCTCGCCCGACCCCGACAACCAGCCCAAAGGCAACCCCGCCGGCCGCCGCCAGCGCGTCGACCTGCTCGACGACGACTTCAAGATGCCCACCGTCGCCCGCGCCAATCTCGCTCTCGATCACCGGCTCCCCTGGCTCGGTTTCACCGCGACGCTCGAAGCCGTCCACACCGAGACACTTCAAGGCCTCACTTACCAAAACCTCAACCTCCGCCGCACCGGCACCGGTCCCGACGGCCGCGCCATCTACGGCAACCGCACCGCCTCCTTCGCATTGTCATCAAACAGCCAATACCAGCACGTCGCCTACTCCGACGTCTACCTACTCACCAACACCTCGCACGGCAGCGCCACCCAACTCACCGCCCGCCTCCGCCGCCCGCTCCGCCGCCACTGGGCTTTCAACGCTTCTTACACACGCGGTCGCGCCCGCGAAACCAGTCCGACCACCTCCAGCACCGCCGGCTCCAACTTCTCCACCCGCGCCAGTCTCGACCCCAACGACGAAGAACCCGGCACCGCCAGCACCCAAGTCCGCGACCGCTTCCTCGCCAGCGGCACCCTGCGCTTCGCGGCTATCCGCGGTTTCGATACAAAGCTCACCCTCGCCTACGAAGGCCGCACCGGCCGCCCGTACAGCTTCATCTTCAGCAACGACACCAACGGCGACTCCGCCGACTACTCCAACGACCTCCTCTACGTCCCCTCCGGCCGCTACGATCCCCGCGTCCGCTGGACCGATCCCGCCCAAGCCGACGCCTTCTTCGCCTACTTGAACACCCGCCCCGAACTCGCCCGCTTCGCCGGCCAGGTCGTACCGCGCAACAGCGAGCGCAGCCCATTCATCCATCAGTTCGACCTGAAATTCACCCAGGAAATTTCCCTCTGGCGCGATCTGCGCGCCGAGTTTTTCGCCGACATCATCAACCTCGGCAACCTCCTCAATCCCGACTGGGGCCGCATCGAACAAATCCCCTTCCCCCACACCCAGCCCATCGCCAGCGCCGGCTACGATCCCGCCGCCAACCAATACGTTTACCGCTTCACCACCGTGCGCGGCCCCGTCCTCCAGCCCGGCCCTTCACGCTGGCAAATCCAGACCGGCGTTCGCCTGAAATTCTAA